Part of the Bacteroidota bacterium genome, TAAAATCTATAACACTAAACTTATATTTGAATTTTTGGAACTGCCCTTAAATAAAAATAAAACTATCAAGTATAAATTAAAGACAAAAATTTCTCACCCTTACATTTGGCAAAAAGAAGGAATTTGTGGTGGAGTACCTGTAATAAAAGGAACTCGCATTTCGGTTGCTACGATTGCTGAATTGGAAAAATCGGGGATGTTGGTTGATG contains:
- a CDS encoding DUF433 domain-containing protein, which produces KIYNTKLIFEFLELPLNKNKTIKYKLKTKISHPYIWQKEGICGGVPVIKGTRISVATIAELEKSGMLVDEIVVSYPHLNHSQVYDALSYYYENKREIDKEIKQQNHELDILTQKNYNGSGKIILG